Part of the Bacillus cereus group sp. RP43 genome is shown below.
TGAAGTAATTGCTATTTAATATATAAAGTGTAATCGAGATTAGATATTTTGCAAATATGAGGTGAGAAACAATGGTAGAAAAACGAATCCCGATTCAAGTTGCTGAGGCAGTAGAGCGGGTTATGAAATACGCTAAGCATGGTGAAGTAGAAGAAGTTTCTATTACAGAAAGTTACGGGAGGATTCTTGGAGAGGATGTTGTCTCAGATCACGATGTTCCTCACTTTGATCGTTCTCCTTACGATGGTTTCGCAATTCGAGCAGAAGATACGAAGGAAGCGAGTCAAGAGCAGCCGGTTGAATTTGAAGTAATAGGAGAGATCGGAGCAGGGTTTGTTTTTACAGAAGAAGTAGGGGCTTTTCAGGCGGTTCGTATTATGACAGGAGCAGCTATCCCAGAAGATTGCAATGCAGTCGTAATGCTAGAGTTGACGGAAGGGTTCGAGAAGAACGAAAGTACATATATGAAGTTGAAACGCTCTTTCCAAAATGGTGACAATGTGTCATTTAAAGGAGAAGATATAAAACAAAATCAAGTCCTTGTTAACAAAGGTGTTGTAATCAATCCAGGTGTTGCCGCACTGTTAGCAACGTTTGGATATAGCACTGTGAAAGTTGTAAAACAGCCTGTTGTCGGTATTGTAACGACAGGCAGCGAATTACTTGAAGTGCATGAGCCGCTTGAGCCAGGCAAAATTAGAAATAGTAACTCTTATATGATTGCCGCTCAAATTATGAAAGTTGGCGGAAAAGTGCGTCACTATGGACAACTTGCCGATGAGTTAGACACATGTTTTACAGCCGTTAAATCAGCGATGGATGAGGTTGATATTTTAATTACAACGGGCGGTGTTTCAGTAGGGGATTACGACTATTTACCAGCTATTTATGAAAGGTTACAGGCGAATGTACTCTTTAATAAAATAGCGATGAGACCCGGAAGTGTAACGACAGTAGCTGAAGTTGATGGAAAGTTACTTTTCGGTTTATCAGGTAATCCATCAGCTTGTTATGTAGGTTTCGAATTATTAGTGCATCCAATTATAAAAACGTATTTGCATGCGAAGGATCCTCACGCATATAGAGCTGATGCTATTTTGCAAAAAGATTTTCCGAAACCAAATCCGTTTACTCGTTTTGTAAGAGCGAAAGCGAGCATTGTTAATGGGGCACTACAAGCGGCGCCAGTTGGTTTAGATAAATCGAGTGCGGTCTCTTCACTTGCGGATGCAAATGCTTTTATTGTGCTGCCTGGAGGGACGAGAGGGTTTGAAGCAGGAATGAAAGTATCTGTATTATTGTTAGAATGCTCTGAGGGAAGTGATTGGCCGTGGGCAAAGCCTCTTCAATCTTACAAATAGTAGGGTATCAAAATAGCGGGAAAACAACACTTGTAGAGAAAATGGTACATGCATTAGCTGAAAGAGAAATGAAGGTTGCTACAATTAAACATCATGGTCATGGGGGCTTTCCTGAAGTAGCGCAAAAAGATAGTGAAAGACACCGAAAAGCTGGTGCTGTAGTAAGTAGTGTAGAAGGCGCTGGATTACTATCTCTGTCCTCTTTACGAGATGAATGGTCCTTGCAAGAAATTATCCGCTTGTACGAATTTTTTGAAGTGGATACGATTTTAATAGAGGGCTATAAAGCTGAGGAATATCCAAAAATAGTGTTACTTCGTTCTGCGGAAGACGCTGAACTTTTACATAAAGTAGAAAATATAGCGGCGATTATTACGTGGTATGATGCTCCATCAAATGTACGAGAAGAATATAAAGTATTTCATATAACAGAAGAAAAGTTGTATATAGACTGGTTTTTACAAACGGTTAGGAGTGCAAAATGATAACTACATATTATGAAGTAATGGATACAGAAATCTCGATTGAAGAAGTGACAAAGAAAGTAGTTCGCCGTGAATGTGGTGCTGTCACAACATTTATCGGAACAGTTAGGGAGTTTACGAAAGGGCGTCGTACACTATACTTAGAGTATGTAGCTTATAAGACGATGGCAGAAAAGATGCTACAGAAAATTGGATCAGAAGTGAAGGAGAAGTGGCCCGGTACACATGTTGCGATTACGCATCGCATCGGCACGCTGCGAATTTCTGATATAGCGGTTGTTGTTGCTGTGTCAACGCCTCATCGCAAAGAGGCTTATGAAGCGAATGAATATATTATGGAGCGTATTAAGCAAATTGTTCCGATTTGGAAAAAGGAGTTTTGGGAAGATGGTGACTCATGGATTGGTGATCAATTAGAAAAAACACCATATCCAGCAGGAGAGCCTGGGAAGGAGTTATAAATATGATTCGAGTATTGTTATTTGCGAACTTGCAAGAAGAAGCAGGAACGAGTGAATTACAAATGGAGAAAGAAAATATTACTGTTGCAGAGTTAAAAGATATTGTTGCGAAAGAATATAATGTACCAGTGTCAGCGCCAATTATGGTTGCGATTAATGAAGAGTACGCAAATGAAGATGATACGATACAATCTGGTGATGTAGTTGCATTAATACCACCAGTGAGTGGTGGTTAATATTGGATTTGTGCTATAAAAAACGACTTTCCTATATAGGGAAAGTCGTTTTTTTATGGCATTTTGGAGAACACTATCTTATAGGAAAAGGAGGAAGTTATGAAAAAGATATGTGTAATTATTTCAATGATATGTTCTGTTTTTTTCTTTTCTCCAAGCAATTCTTTGGCAAAAGAATCGACGGAACAGCTTTTAGAAAGTGCGTTGCTGAATCGATATTACTCGGTTATAAGGCAAGTGACAGAAGATCAACATGAATGTGAATCCGTTACAAACATAAAGCGCATTGGGAAGAAAGATGAGTTTATTCCTAAATTTGCAGTTACGCTACAATTTCTTACATTTCAAGGGGCGCATAATCCACCGAATGATAAAGTTACACTTACTTTGGAAGATAATTTAGATCACGTAAAGATAAAGAAAGTGGAGCGAGAAAAGAATGTTTCTGGTGCTATTGCAGAAAAGGTTTGCGCACGAAAAAACGAAAAAATAAAAGCTCATTCTAATGATTTAGAGCGATAACCTATGACATTTTGTAGAGAAAGGTAATGAGCGATGGATATACTTTTAGCGATTTTACCAGCTATATTTTGGGGAAGTATTGTGCTATTTAACGTGAAACTGGGCGGGGGACCGTATAGTCAAACGCTCGGTACAACGTTCGGTGCGCTTATTTTCTCGATTGTTGTTTATATTTTTGTGAAGCCAGTATTAACGCCTACCGTTATTGGAGTTGGGATTGTGTCAGGTTTATTTTGGGCGCTTGGTCAGGCGAATCAATTGAAAAGTATTGATTTAATGGGTGTTTCCAGAACGATGCCAATTTCAACGGGACTTCAATTAGTTGCGACGACTTTATTTGGCGTTATTGTATTTCATGAATGGTCGACGACAATATCAGTTGTCCTTGGAGTTTTGGCGCTCGTTTGTATTATTATCGGGGTTGTTTTAACATCACTTCAAAGTAAAGAAGAAAAGAATGCAGAGCAAGCAGGGAATTTCAAAAAAGGAATTATTATTTTATTAATTTCAACGGTCGGTTATTTAGTTTATGTAGTAGTTATTAGGTTATTTAACGTAGATGGTTGGTCTGCTTTATTACCGCAAGCAGTCGGTATGGTGTTAGGAGGCATTTTACTTACGTTTAAACATCATCCATTTAATAAATATGCGATACGAAATATTATTCCAGGATTAATTTGGGCAGCTGGAAATATGTTTTTATTCATTTCGCAGCCGCGCGTCGGAGTTGCAACAAGTTTTTCACTTTCACAAATGGGCATTATTATTTCGACGCTTGGCGGGATTCTTATATTAGGTGAAAGAAAAACGAAGCGTCAATTAATAGGGATTGTCGTTGGTATCGTTTTTATTATCGCAGCCGGAATTATGCTAGGTATTGCAAAAAGTTAAAGGAGGTATTGAAATGTATAGCGATTTAGAAGGCAAAGTTGTCGTTATTACAGGGTCAGCAACGGGTCTCGGAAGAGCGATGGGGGTACGATTTGCTAAGGAGAAGGCGAAAGTTGTTATTAATTATCGCTCACGAGAGTCAGAAGCAAATGATGTGTTAGAAGAAATTAAAAAAGTAGGCGGAGAAGCGATTGCTGTAAAGGGGGATGTCACGATTGAATCGGATGTTGTGAATCTCATTCAATCTGCTGTGAAAGAATTTGGTACGCTCGACGTTATGATTAATAATGCAGGGATAGAAAACGCAGTCCCATCGCATGAAATGCCGTTAGAGGATTGGAATAAAGTAATCAATACAAATTTAACGGGTGCTTTTTTAGGGAGCCGTGAAGCGATTAAATATTTTGTGGAACACGATATTAAAGGATCTGTCATTAATATGTCTAGTGTTCATGAGAAAATCCCGTGGCCATTATTCGTGCACTATGCGGCAAGTAAGGGCGGTATTAAACTTATGACAGAAACGTTAGCGTTAGAATATGCACCAAAAGGTATTCGAGTAAATAATATTGGGCCTGGTGCAATTAATACGCCAATTAATGCTGAAAAATTTGCTGACCCGAAAAAACGTGAAGACGTAGAAAGTATGATACCAATGGGCTACATTGGAAAACCTGAAGAAATCGCAGCAGTAGCAACTTGGCTCGCTTCATCAGAGGCGAGTTACGTAACTGGAATTACGTTATTTGCAGATGGTGGAATGACTTTATACCCATCGTTTCAAGCTGGGCGTGGATAATATGAAAAGGCCAAAGAGATAAATCTCTTTGGCCTTTTTAAGCAAAAAAAAATAGCGGTCAGCTATTTTTAAAATTAATGATTGATTGTATCTTGAAGAAATTCTGTTGCTTGATGTTCTGAAACATTCTGTACGAGCGCAACTTCGCTAATAACCATTTTGCGCGCATTATCTAGCATTTGTTTTTCGCTCGCATTTAATGCTCTTTCTTTATTGCGACGAAGTAAATCACGAACAACTTCTGCACTATCTTGAAGATTGCCGTTCTTCATTTTTTCCATATTCATTGTATATCTTTGTTTCCAGGAAAGTGAGGGGTCTGATTCCCCATGATGAAATTCAAGAAGTATACCATCTAACGTACCTTTATCGACGATATAACGTATACCTGATTTTTGTAATTGATCCATCGGAAGCATTACTTGCATATCTTTACTAAGGATGCGTATCACACAATATTGACGCGAAGTACCTAATATTTCTTTCTCCTCAATCGCTTCGACGATCCCTGCACCGTGCATTGGATAAACGATTTTATCACCAATTTGAAACAAATCATCCACCTCCATATGTGGTAACCATCTTTAATGATAACACACTTAGATAAAAATGTCAAATTTTATATAATACCACATTGAATACATTCGAGTCAATATGGTAAAGGTCTTTTTTTTTATGTATTTTTTTGCGCTTTTATGTGAAATAAATATAGGGAACTTTTTTAGAAAAATAGTACAGGTGCAGAAAGAAGGCATATCCACTTATTTTTAAGCATAAAATATAAAATCGCTAATACAATATACCTAAATCCGTTCTTTGCAAAGGAGGGAGAGAAGGTGGGGCGCACAATTAGAATTGATATTACAAATAAAGTTGTAGCTAAATTTAGGCCAGATTATTTGGAATTATATACGAGTAAGTTTATGATAGGTAAGTTTTATGTCTATACTGAAGATAAACAATATGTGTTAGAAGACGGATATATATATGAAGATGGAAAATTTTATCGCATCATAGATACGCACCGTGGCAATAAAAAAGCGGCGGAGGGCTGCGATCTAGGATGGTGTTAACATGATTCGTGTGAAAGTGTTTGATGAAAGTCATGAAAAAGACTTAGAAGACGCTGTAAATGTATTTTTGAAAAAAATTGATGATGGAAATTTTGTAGATATAAAGTATCAAGTTGGTGTTTCAATTAACGATGATGAAAATCAAATTTATTGTTTTTCAGCGATGATTGTTTATAAAGCATAAAAAAGAGCTAGGGAGCCAGCTCTTTTTTATGCTTTATGTTGAGACAACATGTGTCGGTAAAATATTCATAATAGATTGTGTTGTGCCTGTTTTCTTTTCCGTTAAAAGAACTTCTCCTGTTTCATGCTCCTGAGCATCAGTGCACATACCGAGGTGATAACGATCACCTAAAAATGGATCAATATAAAAACCGTTTTTGAATACTTTATCATTCGGATGTTTTTCATGGTGAATTTCAGAACAGTTAATGCAATAGAACATAGCTTACATCCCCTTTTTATTTTTGTTTGAAAAAGTGAGTCGGTAGTCATTTCGCTCCTAAGGAAATGTTGAGGAGAAGAGAAATAACTACCTACTCAAATGGTGGGCATATTCCTTCTGATTTTTTATATCTCACGTATTGTCCCTGAGGGAAGGAGGAGAGACACAGTACGCATGATATAAGTAAGGCGCTTCTTTCAATATGAATGATGGAGTTTCATGTTGAGAGAAGTTTTTATTTTTTATTGCCTTTGTGAGTATATTATGAGGGAATGCTGAGAGGGTGTTTGTCCTGTTGAAAAAATGTTGAGAATTTCTCAACATTGAACATAGCCTTCCTTGACATATAACCAAATGGTGTTATATTATCAAAAATGAAACTAAAAGGTGTTATTTTTACGCCGAATAAAGGAGAATTAAAATGGAACAACAAAATACATTAAATGATATTAAACAAACAATTGTTTTTAACGCGTCTATTCAAAAAGTATGGAATGTAGTATCAACTGCAGAAGGAATTGCTTCATGGTTTATGCCAAATGATTTTGAATTAGAGGTAGGACATGAGTTTCATGTGCAATCGCCATTTGGGCCATCACCATGTAAAGTGTTAGAAATTGATGAGCCAAACCATTTATCATTCTCATGGGACACAGATGGATGGATTGTTTCATTTAATTTGAAAGACCTAGGAGATAATAAAACAGAATTTACGTTAATTCACGGCGGCTGGAAACATCCTGATGAAATTCTTCCGAAAGCGAATGCGAAGAGCTCTATTATTCACGATAGAATGAATGGCGGATGGGTAGCGATTGTAAATGAAAAACTGAAAAAGGTTGTTGAAGGTTAAATGTCTTCGTCAGCAGCGAAATATGATGTATTTCAAGCCATTGCTGATCCAACCCGCCGAGAAGTATTACGGTTATTAAGTGATAAAGAGTTACCCATTTCAAAAATAACGGATCATTTTCCGATGAGTCGTACTGCAGTTGTAAAGCACCTTCATATTCTTTCAGAAGCGAATTTAGTGAGTGGAAGAAAGAGTGGAAGAGAGAAGATATATCGTTTGCAACCAGAGCCGTTAGAAGAATTACAGCAGTGGCTCTCATATTATGAACGATTTTGGGATAATAAATTGTCCATGCTTAAACATATTGTGGAGAATGAGGAATAGAGTATATAAAGAGGATGACCGAAATGGTCATCCTCTTTATTATTGTTCACTTGTTTGTTTAGCTGGCTTTAATAAGAGCCAAGCGATAATTAATGTGAATACCGCTAATACGAAAGTGCTCATATAAATGACGTGTACACTTGATGCTAATGCGGATTGAGACTCGGTTACCACGTTTGCTGTAGTTCCTCCGTGTCCGCCAGAAGAAACAAGATCAAGATTTTTAATACCACGTGCGTGAATCATCGTATTGAAGATTGTTCCGAAGATTGCAGCGCCTAGTGTTTGACTAAATGTATTAATAAATGTGTTTAAACCAACTGCCGTTCCGCGTGTATGAGCCGGTACAGCTGCTTGAATTGTGACCATGTAAATTGGTGTAACAAGCCCCATTCCTAAGCCGAATAATCCGACTGCAACATAAATAAGGAATGATGGTGAATCTGTTGATAATGTAAATAATAAGAAAGTAGCAACTGATAAAATGCTAGCTCCAAGTAAAATGATTTGTTTCGTTTGTAACTTGCCAACTAAGTTACCGGAGAACATAGCACCGAATGTCCACATAACAGGAATAGGCATTAAAATGAGTCCAGCTTCTGTCGCATTTTTTCCTAAAACACCTTGGCTCCAAATTGGAAGATACACTGTAATACTAATAATCATTGCGCCAGCAATAAGCGTTAGTATGTTTATAGTAGATAGTGTACGGTTAGAGAAAAGTGCTAGCGGAATTAATGGTTCCGGAGATTTCTTCTCGATGTATAAGAAAATAATGAATGAAATAGCGGCAAAGATTAATAGGCCGATAATTGAAATGTCTCCCCAGTTTTGCTTACTGCTACCTGTTAATAATGCGTATAGCAGAGCGATTGTACTTAATGAGAAGACTGTTGCTCCAAGGTAATCGATATGTTGCTTGGCGGCAGACTTAACAGATTCCTTATAAGAAGTGGCAAACATTAAGCAAGCGATAATTCCAAAAGGAACGTTTAAGAAGAAAATATAGCGCCAAGAAAGAGAATCAACTAAAAATCCGCCGACTAACGGCCCAATAACACCAGATACACCCCAAACGGCACTCATCCAGCCTTGTGCTTTCGCGCGGTCTTTCGCTTCACTATATAGGTCTCCAATAATCGTCATTGTGATCGGCATAACAGCCCCAGCCCCTATACCTTGAAGAGCACGGAAGAAGATTAATTGTTCCATTGATGTAACGACTCCGCAAAGTGCAGAACCGATTAAGAAGATTGTTGCTCCGATGAGCAGAACTTTTTTACGGCCGAATAAATCAGCTAGCTTTCCGTATATTGGAGTCGAAACAGCTGTTGCAAGCATATAGATTGCATATACCCAACTAACAAGTTCGACGCCTGACAAATCACTCGTTATACGAGGGATCGCTGTACTAACAATCGTTCCTTCTACCGCAGAAAGAAACGTCATTAGCATTAAAGACATCATGACTTTTTTTCTCATTTGTTTTCCCCTTACCCTTTTTCGAATATTCAACAATATAAAATATAAAGGTACTAAGGTATATAAAGCAACAAAAAAGCAATGGGAAGTTAGGAGGAAGGGATATTTTTGAAGAAACGGTCGATATATTTAAAGTATCGCCGATATAATTTCGTGTACTGCTTTGCTATTCCAACATACCAAAAAAAGAAACAGGAAGCCCTGTTTCTTTTTTAATATTGCATTTTCGCATTTTGTCCAGCTGTTGTTCCGGCAATTCGGCCAGTAACAAGGGCAGATGTAATGTTATAGCCGCCAGTATAACCGTGAATATCAAGAACTTCTCCGCAGAAGTATAAACCATTCGTGAATTTCGAAGCCATTTCTTTCGGATTAATTTCTTTAACGGATACCCCTCCGCCAGTAACAAATGCTTTTTCAAGTGATTGCGTACCATTTACATAAACGGTAAATTCTTTAAAGTCTTTCACAAGTGCACGAATCTTCTCGTGAGAAACTTGTCCAGCTTGTTCGCTACCGTCAATTTCATTTTTTTCTAATAAGAATAGGAAGTAACGTTCAGGAACATAGCCTTTTAAAACGTTTTTAATTCCTTTTTTCGGATCTTCTTTCATTTGTTTCAGCATGCGCTGGAACAGTTGCTCACTATTTTCTTCTGGCAATGCATCGATACTCATGTGCACTGTGTTCGTTTTAAACTTTTTCATCGCTTTCACAACGAATTGGCTACAGCGAAGAGCAGCAGGACCAGATAGGCCGAAGTGAGTGAAAAGCATGTCCATTTTATGAGAAATGATAACTTTTCCTTTCGGGTTTAATACACTTAAGTTTACATCTCGTAAAGCAAGACCTTGCAATGTGCGGTCACGAATAAACGGTTCGTTTGAAAGAATTGGTACTTCTGTTGGGAAAAGTTCTGTAATTGTATGCCCAGCTTTTTCAGCCCAAGCGTATCCGTCTCCAGTAGAACCAGTTTGAGGAACAGATTTTCCGCCAACAGCGATAACGACGTGATTCGTTTCTAACACTTCGCCTGTTTGCAGTACGACTGCTTTCGTTTGACCATTTTCATATTCAATCGTTTCAACAGGTGTATTTGTACGGATTTTTACACCTAAATCTTTTAAGCGTGTTAAAAGTGCATCTACTACTGATTGTGCTTTATTTGATACTGGGAACATACGGCCATGGTCTTCTTCTTTCAGCTTTACGCCGAGATTTTCGAAGAATGTAATAATATCTTCATTATTGAAAATAGAAAAAGCACTGTATAAGAAGCGACCATTTCCAGGTATATGTTTAACGATTTCATCAAGTGGTAGACGGTTCGTTACGTTACAACGACCACCACCAGAAATCGCAAGTTTACGTCCTAGTTTATTTCCTTTATCAAGAAGTAAGACGCTTGCGCCTTCTTCAGCAGCACCGATTGCAGCCATTAGCCCTGAAGGACCGCCGCCGATGACAATAACATCATAATGCATAATATATCGACCTCATTTTCTACATTTCCTGCCTAAAAGAATAGCATGTTTTCCCTTAAAAGAAAAATAGAGTGAAGTACTGCTTCAGGAGAGAATTGTGGTACAATACAAAAGTTAGAGTTCAGCGTTATAAAGGAAGTAGGAGGATTTTTTGTATGTCCGATTCAAAATTTCTGCGCGGAACGCTTATTGTGACGTTAGGGACATTTTTAGTAAAGTTCTTAGGCATGATTTACGTCTTTCCATTTCATGCATTAGTAGGCACAGAAGGCGGAACGCTCTATACATATGGATACATTCCATATACGATATTTTTAAGTATCGCAACGGCAGGGGTGCCGCTTGCTGTTTCGAAGTTTGTTTCCAAATATAATGCACTTGGAGATTATAAAACGAGCCGGAGAATGTTCCGCTCGGGAATGGTTATGATGATAGTAACAGGAGTTCTTTCCTTCTTAGTACTGTACATGACCGCACCATTATTTGCAGAAGCAATGCTTGGTAAACAAAGTTTACAAAATAAGATAGAAGAAGTTACGACGATTATTCGCCTCGTAAGTTTTGCGCTTATTGTTGTGCCGGCAGCAAGTTTGATTCGTGGTTATTTCCAAGGCCATCAATCGATGGGGCCGACTACGGTTTCACAAATTATTGAGCAAATTATTCGTATCGTCTTTTTATTAGCGGGTAGTTTCATCGTTATTAAAGTACTTGGCGGTACAGTAGCAACGGCAGTTGGGGTTGCGACATTCGCTGCGTTCGTTTCAGCGGTTGGAGCACTTGGCGTATTAATTTGGTACTGGTTAAAACGTAAAAAATATTTGGATCAATATTTAATTGAGCAAACTGTACCAGAATCGACGGTAAGTACCGCTCAATTGTTTAAAGAGTTGTTTGCATATGCAATTCCTTACGTTGTAATTGGATTAACAATTCCTTTATATCAACAAATTGATACATTGACATTTAACTCTATTATGCAGGCGATTGGTCAAGGAGATATCGCAGAGCGAGCGCTTGGTATTTTCACGATGTGGACGCATAAATTAATTATGATTCCAGTATCACTTGCAACAGCGTTTAGTTTAACGCTCGTGCCAGCGATTACAAAGTCGTTTACTGAAAAGCAATACCGTTATTTGAAATTACAAATTACACAAACATTCCAGGCGAATATGTTTTTAACATTGCCAGCAGTTATCGGTATTTCTACACTTGCATATCCAATTTACACTGCTTTCTACGATTCAGATCCACTAGGTGGACAAGTATTAATGTGGTATGCGCCAGTTGCATTGTTATTCGCTTTATTCACAGTAACAGCAGCGATTCTGCAAGGGATTAACCAGCAGAAACATGCGATTGTTGCACTTATGATGGGTGTTATTTTGAAATTTGCATGTAACGTAATCTTTATTCGTTATTTCGGTACAGTGGGGGCGATTTTGGCTACTGCAGTCGGATTCTTAGCTTCCGTATGGTATACGAATAGACAAAT
Proteins encoded:
- a CDS encoding DUF2553 family protein — translated: MGRTIRIDITNKVVAKFRPDYLELYTSKFMIGKFYVYTEDKQYVLEDGYIYEDGKFYRIIDTHRGNKKAAEGCDLGWC
- a CDS encoding DUF3888 domain-containing protein; the encoded protein is MKKICVIISMICSVFFFSPSNSLAKESTEQLLESALLNRYYSVIRQVTEDQHECESVTNIKRIGKKDEFIPKFAVTLQFLTFQGAHNPPNDKVTLTLEDNLDHVKIKKVEREKNVSGAIAEKVCARKNEKIKAHSNDLER
- a CDS encoding SRPBCC domain-containing protein, coding for MEQQNTLNDIKQTIVFNASIQKVWNVVSTAEGIASWFMPNDFELEVGHEFHVQSPFGPSPCKVLEIDEPNHLSFSWDTDGWIVSFNLKDLGDNKTEFTLIHGGWKHPDEILPKANAKSSIIHDRMNGGWVAIVNEKLKKVVEG
- the mobB gene encoding molybdopterin-guanine dinucleotide biosynthesis protein B, which gives rise to MAVGKASSILQIVGYQNSGKTTLVEKMVHALAEREMKVATIKHHGHGGFPEVAQKDSERHRKAGAVVSSVEGAGLLSLSSLRDEWSLQEIIRLYEFFEVDTILIEGYKAEEYPKIVLLRSAEDAELLHKVENIAAIITWYDAPSNVREEYKVFHITEEKLYIDWFLQTVRSAK
- the glcU gene encoding glucose uptake protein GlcU; protein product: MDILLAILPAIFWGSIVLFNVKLGGGPYSQTLGTTFGALIFSIVVYIFVKPVLTPTVIGVGIVSGLFWALGQANQLKSIDLMGVSRTMPISTGLQLVATTLFGVIVFHEWSTTISVVLGVLALVCIIIGVVLTSLQSKEEKNAEQAGNFKKGIIILLISTVGYLVYVVVIRLFNVDGWSALLPQAVGMVLGGILLTFKHHPFNKYAIRNIIPGLIWAAGNMFLFISQPRVGVATSFSLSQMGIIISTLGGILILGERKTKRQLIGIVVGIVFIIAAGIMLGIAKS
- the moaD gene encoding molybdopterin converting factor subunit 1, with the protein product MIRVLLFANLQEEAGTSELQMEKENITVAELKDIVAKEYNVPVSAPIMVAINEEYANEDDTIQSGDVVALIPPVSGG
- a CDS encoding glucose 1-dehydrogenase encodes the protein MYSDLEGKVVVITGSATGLGRAMGVRFAKEKAKVVINYRSRESEANDVLEEIKKVGGEAIAVKGDVTIESDVVNLIQSAVKEFGTLDVMINNAGIENAVPSHEMPLEDWNKVINTNLTGAFLGSREAIKYFVEHDIKGSVINMSSVHEKIPWPLFVHYAASKGGIKLMTETLALEYAPKGIRVNNIGPGAINTPINAEKFADPKKREDVESMIPMGYIGKPEEIAAVATWLASSEASYVTGITLFADGGMTLYPSFQAGRG
- a CDS encoding molybdenum cofactor biosynthesis protein MoaE, with product MITTYYEVMDTEISIEEVTKKVVRRECGAVTTFIGTVREFTKGRRTLYLEYVAYKTMAEKMLQKIGSEVKEKWPGTHVAITHRIGTLRISDIAVVVAVSTPHRKEAYEANEYIMERIKQIVPIWKKEFWEDGDSWIGDQLEKTPYPAGEPGKEL
- a CDS encoding MDR family MFS transporter, with product MRKKVMMSLMLMTFLSAVEGTIVSTAIPRITSDLSGVELVSWVYAIYMLATAVSTPIYGKLADLFGRKKVLLIGATIFLIGSALCGVVTSMEQLIFFRALQGIGAGAVMPITMTIIGDLYSEAKDRAKAQGWMSAVWGVSGVIGPLVGGFLVDSLSWRYIFFLNVPFGIIACLMFATSYKESVKSAAKQHIDYLGATVFSLSTIALLYALLTGSSKQNWGDISIIGLLIFAAISFIIFLYIEKKSPEPLIPLALFSNRTLSTINILTLIAGAMIISITVYLPIWSQGVLGKNATEAGLILMPIPVMWTFGAMFSGNLVGKLQTKQIILLGASILSVATFLLFTLSTDSPSFLIYVAVGLFGLGMGLVTPIYMVTIQAAVPAHTRGTAVGLNTFINTFSQTLGAAIFGTIFNTMIHARGIKNLDLVSSGGHGGTTANVVTESQSALASSVHVIYMSTFVLAVFTLIIAWLLLKPAKQTSEQ
- a CDS encoding CarD family transcriptional regulator, whose protein sequence is MEVDDLFQIGDKIVYPMHGAGIVEAIEEKEILGTSRQYCVIRILSKDMQVMLPMDQLQKSGIRYIVDKGTLDGILLEFHHGESDPSLSWKQRYTMNMEKMKNGNLQDSAEVVRDLLRRNKERALNASEKQMLDNARKMVISEVALVQNVSEHQATEFLQDTINH
- a CDS encoding NAD(P)/FAD-dependent oxidoreductase produces the protein MHYDVIVIGGGPSGLMAAIGAAEEGASVLLLDKGNKLGRKLAISGGGRCNVTNRLPLDEIVKHIPGNGRFLYSAFSIFNNEDIITFFENLGVKLKEEDHGRMFPVSNKAQSVVDALLTRLKDLGVKIRTNTPVETIEYENGQTKAVVLQTGEVLETNHVVIAVGGKSVPQTGSTGDGYAWAEKAGHTITELFPTEVPILSNEPFIRDRTLQGLALRDVNLSVLNPKGKVIISHKMDMLFTHFGLSGPAALRCSQFVVKAMKKFKTNTVHMSIDALPEENSEQLFQRMLKQMKEDPKKGIKNVLKGYVPERYFLFLLEKNEIDGSEQAGQVSHEKIRALVKDFKEFTVYVNGTQSLEKAFVTGGGVSVKEINPKEMASKFTNGLYFCGEVLDIHGYTGGYNITSALVTGRIAGTTAGQNAKMQY
- a CDS encoding sporulation protein Cse60, which codes for MIRVKVFDESHEKDLEDAVNVFLKKIDDGNFVDIKYQVGVSINDDENQIYCFSAMIVYKA
- a CDS encoding DUF3973 domain-containing protein → MFYCINCSEIHHEKHPNDKVFKNGFYIDPFLGDRYHLGMCTDAQEHETGEVLLTEKKTGTTQSIMNILPTHVVST
- the glp gene encoding gephyrin-like molybdotransferase Glp codes for the protein MVEKRIPIQVAEAVERVMKYAKHGEVEEVSITESYGRILGEDVVSDHDVPHFDRSPYDGFAIRAEDTKEASQEQPVEFEVIGEIGAGFVFTEEVGAFQAVRIMTGAAIPEDCNAVVMLELTEGFEKNESTYMKLKRSFQNGDNVSFKGEDIKQNQVLVNKGVVINPGVAALLATFGYSTVKVVKQPVVGIVTTGSELLEVHEPLEPGKIRNSNSYMIAAQIMKVGGKVRHYGQLADELDTCFTAVKSAMDEVDILITTGGVSVGDYDYLPAIYERLQANVLFNKIAMRPGSVTTVAEVDGKLLFGLSGNPSACYVGFELLVHPIIKTYLHAKDPHAYRADAILQKDFPKPNPFTRFVRAKASIVNGALQAAPVGLDKSSAVSSLADANAFIVLPGGTRGFEAGMKVSVLLLECSEGSDWPWAKPLQSYK
- a CDS encoding metalloregulator ArsR/SmtB family transcription factor is translated as MSSSAAKYDVFQAIADPTRREVLRLLSDKELPISKITDHFPMSRTAVVKHLHILSEANLVSGRKSGREKIYRLQPEPLEELQQWLSYYERFWDNKLSMLKHIVENEE